The following proteins come from a genomic window of Pseudomonas sp. MAG733B:
- the lptB gene encoding LPS export ABC transporter ATP-binding protein has translation MATLKAQHLAKSYKSRQVVRDVSLSIDSGQIVGLLGPNGAGKTTCFYMIVGLVQADQGRVLIDDLDVSHQPMHGRAKAGIGYLPQEASIFRKLSVADNIMAILETRKELDKAGRRKELESLLQEFHISHIRDNLGMSLSGGERRRVEIARALATNPKFILLDEPFAGVDPISVGDIKQIIHHLKAKGIGVLITDHNVRETLDICETAYIVNDGQLIAEGDAETILANDLVKEVYLGHEFRL, from the coding sequence ATGGCAACTCTGAAAGCTCAGCATCTGGCCAAGAGCTACAAGAGCCGCCAGGTCGTGCGCGATGTCAGCCTGTCGATCGACAGCGGTCAGATCGTCGGCCTGCTTGGCCCCAACGGCGCCGGCAAGACAACCTGCTTCTACATGATCGTCGGCCTGGTGCAGGCTGATCAGGGCCGCGTGCTGATCGACGACCTGGACGTCAGCCACCAGCCCATGCACGGCCGTGCGAAGGCAGGTATCGGCTATCTGCCGCAAGAAGCGTCGATCTTCCGCAAACTTTCGGTTGCCGACAACATCATGGCGATCCTCGAGACCCGCAAGGAACTCGACAAGGCCGGCCGTCGCAAGGAGCTGGAGAGCCTGCTGCAGGAGTTCCACATCAGCCACATCCGCGACAACCTCGGGATGAGCCTGTCCGGTGGTGAACGCCGCCGCGTGGAGATCGCCCGGGCACTGGCCACCAACCCGAAATTCATCCTGCTCGACGAACCTTTCGCCGGCGTGGACCCGATTTCGGTGGGCGACATCAAACAGATCATCCATCACCTCAAGGCCAAAGGCATTGGCGTGCTGATCACCGACCACAACGTTCGTGAAACCCTGGATATCTGCGAAACCGCCTACATCGTCAACGATGGCCAGCTGATTGCAGAAGGTGACGCGGAAACCATCCTGGCCAACGACTTGGTCAAGGAAGTCTACCTGGGTCATGAGTTCCGCCTGTAA
- the lptA gene encoding lipopolysaccharide transport periplasmic protein LptA, translating into MRLVKTLPILLSLGAALGSVSAWALPDDQQQPIRIQADDAQLDDKNGVATYTGDVIITQGSMKVTGNKVTMTRAPSGDIDVVTSVGNLAYFEQLQTAGDTKPVQGWGVTIQYHATQNRVVLIDKAKVIDKDNNVTQGEKIVYDTEKKLASAGRATGSKVTEARPRIDMVIQPKKKTDEQKAQ; encoded by the coding sequence ATGAGGCTCGTTAAAACCCTCCCTATTTTGCTCAGTCTGGGCGCAGCACTGGGAAGCGTGAGCGCCTGGGCCCTGCCGGACGATCAACAACAGCCAATCCGCATTCAGGCCGACGATGCCCAACTGGACGACAAGAATGGCGTTGCCACCTACACGGGCGATGTGATCATCACCCAAGGCTCGATGAAGGTCACCGGCAATAAAGTGACCATGACCCGCGCCCCGAGTGGCGACATCGACGTGGTGACCTCGGTCGGCAACCTGGCCTACTTCGAGCAACTGCAAACGGCGGGCGACACCAAGCCGGTTCAGGGTTGGGGTGTGACAATCCAGTACCACGCCACGCAAAACCGCGTTGTGCTGATCGACAAGGCCAAAGTCATCGACAAGGACAACAACGTCACCCAAGGCGAGAAAATCGTCTACGACACCGAGAAGAAGCTGGCGAGCGCCGGTCGCGCCACAGGCAGCAAAGTGACCGAGGCACGTCCGCGTATTGACATGGTCATTCAGCCGAAAAAGAAAACCGACGAGCAAAAGGCCCAGTAA
- the lptC gene encoding LPS export ABC transporter periplasmic protein LptC has translation MLSKKIRNILMFGCIAAIFAAVGYWNISPERFLDKPVVQVDNSEIDYYATNAHSVQYLPDGRLQYEMTSDKVEHLKASEVTLLTNPDLNMFRGTEFPWHVQSEKGEVNPDGTEVELIDSVRITRFDEKNRRTLITTTRMTVFPQQQYAQTERDVRIDGAGGVSTGKGMKAYLKESRIHLLSNVRGQYEAR, from the coding sequence ATGCTGAGCAAAAAGATTCGCAACATCCTGATGTTCGGTTGCATCGCGGCGATTTTCGCCGCGGTCGGCTACTGGAACATCAGCCCGGAACGCTTTCTCGACAAGCCGGTTGTGCAAGTCGACAACAGCGAGATCGACTATTACGCCACCAACGCCCACAGCGTGCAGTACCTGCCGGATGGCAGGCTGCAGTACGAAATGACGTCGGACAAGGTCGAACACCTGAAAGCCTCCGAGGTGACCCTGCTGACCAATCCCGACCTGAACATGTTCCGCGGCACCGAGTTCCCGTGGCACGTCCAGAGCGAAAAAGGTGAGGTCAACCCTGATGGCACCGAAGTCGAACTGATCGACTCGGTTCGCATCACGCGTTTCGACGAGAAAAACCGCAGAACCCTGATCACCACCACCCGCATGACAGTGTTCCCGCAACAGCAATATGCGCAGACCGAGCGAGACGTTAGAATCGACGGCGCTGGCGGTGTTTCGACTGGCAAGGGAATGAAAGCGTATTTGAAAGAAAGCAGGATACACCTGCTATCGAACGTAAGAGGACAGTATGAGGCTCGTTAA
- a CDS encoding HAD family hydrolase, translating to MSTDLLQRGQQIKLAVFDVDGVLTDGRLYFLEDGSEFKTFNTLDGQGIKMLMAAGVQTAIISGRKTPVVERRAKNLGIPHLYQGREDKLVVLDELLGQLNLSYEQVAYLGDDLPDLPVIRRVGLGMAVANAASFVREHAHGVTQARGGEGAAREFCELILRAQGRLDAANAAYL from the coding sequence ATGAGCACGGACCTGCTGCAACGCGGCCAACAGATCAAACTGGCGGTTTTCGACGTCGACGGCGTCCTCACCGACGGACGCCTGTACTTCCTCGAAGACGGCAGTGAATTCAAGACCTTCAACACCCTCGACGGCCAGGGCATCAAGATGCTGATGGCCGCCGGCGTGCAGACCGCTATCATTAGCGGCCGCAAGACCCCGGTGGTCGAGCGACGGGCGAAGAACCTCGGCATTCCGCACCTGTATCAGGGGCGCGAAGACAAACTGGTGGTGCTCGACGAGCTTCTTGGCCAGCTCAACCTAAGCTATGAACAGGTCGCCTACCTTGGTGACGACCTGCCGGACCTGCCGGTGATTCGCCGCGTAGGCCTGGGCATGGCAGTGGCCAACGCCGCCAGTTTCGTGCGTGAACACGCTCACGGTGTCACCCAGGCCCGTGGCGGCGAAGGTGCCGCCCGCGAATTCTGCGAATTGATCCTGCGCGCCCAGGGCCGCCTCGATGCGGCCAACGCCGCGTACCTGTGA
- a CDS encoding KpsF/GutQ family sugar-phosphate isomerase — translation MSQSSDLIQSAQRTIRLEVEAVQGLLPHIDADFVRACEMILASKGRVVVVGMGKSGHIGSKIAATLASTGTTAFFVHPAEASHGDMGMITRDDIILALSNSGSTNEIITLLPLIKRLGIQLISVTGNPDSPLAKAAEVNLNVHVEHEACPLNLAPTSSTTAALVMGDALAVALLEARGFTAEDFAFSHPGGALGRRLLLKVENVMHAGQELPQVQRGTLLKDALMEMTRKGLGMTVILEADGKLAGIFTDGDLRRTLDRTIDIHSVTIDQVMTAHGKTARAEMLAAEALKIMEDHKINALVVVDGEDRPVGALNMHDLLRAGVM, via the coding sequence ATGAGCCAATCCAGCGACCTGATTCAATCTGCCCAACGCACCATCCGCCTCGAAGTGGAAGCCGTACAAGGCTTGCTGCCGCATATCGACGCAGATTTTGTACGCGCTTGCGAGATGATTCTGGCCAGCAAAGGCCGCGTTGTCGTGGTCGGCATGGGCAAGTCGGGGCACATCGGCAGCAAGATTGCCGCCACCCTGGCCAGCACCGGCACCACGGCATTTTTCGTTCACCCAGCTGAAGCCAGCCACGGTGACATGGGCATGATCACCCGCGATGACATCATCCTGGCGCTGTCGAACTCCGGCTCCACCAATGAAATCATCACCCTGCTGCCATTGATCAAGCGCCTGGGCATCCAGTTGATCAGCGTGACCGGGAACCCTGATTCGCCGCTGGCCAAGGCCGCCGAGGTTAACCTCAACGTTCACGTCGAGCATGAAGCCTGTCCGCTGAACCTGGCGCCTACCTCTTCGACTACCGCTGCGCTGGTCATGGGCGACGCCCTGGCTGTCGCACTGCTGGAAGCGCGCGGCTTCACCGCCGAAGACTTCGCCTTTTCCCACCCGGGTGGCGCATTGGGCCGACGCCTTCTGCTGAAAGTGGAAAACGTCATGCACGCCGGGCAAGAGTTGCCGCAGGTTCAACGTGGCACCCTGCTCAAGGATGCGCTGATGGAAATGACCCGCAAGGGCTTGGGCATGACCGTCATCCTGGAAGCCGACGGCAAGCTCGCCGGGATTTTCACTGACGGCGATTTGCGCCGCACGCTGGATCGCACCATCGATATCCACAGCGTCACCATCGATCAGGTCATGACCGCCCACGGCAAGACCGCCCGCGCCGAGATGCTCGCCGCCGAGGCCCTGAAAATCATGGAAGACCATAAAATCAATGCGCTGGTCGTGGTCGACGGCGAAGACCGTCCGGTCGGCGCCTTGAACATGCACGACTTGCTGCGTGCGGGGGTAATGTAA
- a CDS encoding ATP-binding cassette domain-containing protein produces MSADNAYAVELKGLSFKRGARSIFNNVDIRIPRGKVTGIMGPSGCGKTTLLRLMGAQLRPTSGEVWVNGQNLPKLSRSDLFDARKHMGVLFQSGALFTDLDVFENVAFPLRVHTELPEEMIRDIVLLKLQAVGLRGAIDLMPDELSGGMKRRVALARAIALDPQILMYDEPFVGQDPIAMGVLVRLIRLLNDALGITSIVVSHDLAETASIADYIYVVGDGQVLGQGTPDELMNSDEPRIRQFMTGEPDGPVAYHFPATDYRADLLGKR; encoded by the coding sequence ATGAGTGCCGATAACGCCTACGCGGTCGAGCTGAAGGGACTGTCCTTCAAGCGCGGTGCGCGCAGCATTTTCAATAACGTCGATATCCGTATTCCCCGCGGCAAGGTCACCGGCATCATGGGACCTTCCGGGTGTGGCAAGACAACGCTGTTGCGGTTGATGGGCGCCCAGTTGCGCCCCACCAGCGGCGAAGTCTGGGTCAACGGTCAGAACCTGCCGAAGCTATCGCGCAGCGATCTGTTCGATGCCCGCAAGCACATGGGCGTGCTGTTTCAGAGTGGCGCACTGTTTACCGATCTCGATGTGTTCGAGAACGTGGCCTTTCCACTGCGCGTTCACACCGAACTGCCCGAGGAAATGATCCGCGACATCGTCCTGCTCAAATTGCAGGCCGTGGGGTTGCGTGGTGCCATTGACCTGATGCCCGACGAACTGTCCGGCGGCATGAAGCGCCGTGTCGCACTGGCGCGGGCGATTGCGCTCGATCCACAGATTCTCATGTATGACGAGCCCTTTGTCGGCCAGGACCCTATCGCCATGGGCGTGTTGGTGCGCCTGATCCGCTTGCTCAACGATGCGCTGGGGATCACCAGTATCGTGGTTTCCCATGACCTCGCCGAGACTGCGAGCATTGCCGATTACATCTATGTAGTGGGCGACGGGCAGGTGTTGGGGCAGGGGACTCCCGATGAGCTGATGAACTCGGACGAACCGCGCATCCGTCAGTTCATGACCGGCGAACCCGACGGTCCGGTCGCCTACCACTTTCCAGCGACGGATTACCGCGCAGATCTTCTGGGGAAGCGCTGA
- the mlaE gene encoding lipid asymmetry maintenance ABC transporter permease subunit MlaE: protein MRRISLMERVRRFGQAGIDVLAVFGRSALFLFHALLGRGGIGGGFGLLVKQLHSVGVMSLVIIVVSGVFIGMVLALQGFNILSSYGSEQAVGQMVALTLLRELGPVVTALLFAGRAGSALTAEIGNMKSTEQLSSLEMIGVDPLKYIIAPRLWAGFISLPVLAMIFSVVGIWGGSWVAVDWLGVYEGSYWSNMQNSVTFADDVLNGIIKSMVFAFVVTWIAVFQGYDCEPTSEGISRATTKTVVFASLAVLGLDFILTALMFGDF, encoded by the coding sequence ATGCGCAGAATTTCATTAATGGAACGCGTACGCCGGTTCGGCCAGGCAGGCATTGACGTGCTGGCTGTGTTCGGGCGCTCGGCATTGTTCCTGTTTCATGCCTTGCTCGGTCGCGGCGGTATCGGCGGCGGTTTCGGGCTGCTGGTCAAGCAACTGCATTCCGTGGGCGTGATGTCCCTGGTGATCATTGTGGTCTCCGGGGTTTTCATCGGCATGGTGCTGGCGCTGCAAGGGTTCAACATCCTGTCCAGCTATGGCTCGGAGCAGGCCGTCGGGCAGATGGTGGCGCTGACCCTGTTGCGCGAACTGGGGCCGGTAGTGACCGCTCTGCTGTTCGCCGGGCGTGCCGGTTCGGCATTGACGGCCGAAATCGGCAATATGAAATCCACCGAACAACTGTCCAGCCTGGAAATGATCGGTGTCGACCCGCTCAAGTACATTATTGCCCCGCGCTTGTGGGCCGGCTTCATTTCCCTGCCGGTGCTGGCGATGATTTTCAGCGTGGTGGGCATCTGGGGCGGTTCGTGGGTAGCCGTCGACTGGCTGGGTGTCTATGAAGGTTCCTACTGGTCGAACATGCAGAACAGCGTGACCTTTGCCGACGATGTGCTCAACGGCATCATCAAAAGCATGGTCTTTGCCTTCGTTGTGACCTGGATCGCCGTATTCCAAGGCTATGACTGCGAGCCCACTTCCGAGGGGATCAGTCGTGCCACTACCAAGACCGTGGTGTTTGCCTCTTTGGCAGTACTCGGCCTGGATTTTATTCTGACCGCCTTGATGTTTGGAGATTTCTGA
- the mlaD gene encoding outer membrane lipid asymmetry maintenance protein MlaD, with the protein MQNRTLEIGVGLFLLAGILALLLLALRVSGLSPSPSTDTYKLYAYFDNIAGLTVRAKVTMAGVTIGKVTAIDLDRDSFTGRVTMQLEKRVDNLPADSTASILTAGLLGEKYIGISVGGEEALLKDGGTIHDTQSSLVLEDLIGKFLLNTVSKDAK; encoded by the coding sequence ATGCAAAACCGCACCCTGGAAATCGGTGTCGGCCTTTTCTTGCTGGCTGGCATCCTGGCTTTGCTGCTGCTGGCGCTTCGGGTCAGTGGCCTGTCGCCGAGCCCGAGCACCGACACTTATAAACTTTATGCGTACTTCGACAATATCGCCGGTTTGACGGTCAGAGCTAAAGTGACCATGGCCGGTGTGACCATCGGCAAGGTCACGGCGATCGATCTGGACCGCGACAGTTTCACCGGTCGAGTGACCATGCAGCTGGAAAAGCGCGTAGATAATCTGCCGGCCGACTCCACTGCATCTATCCTGACCGCGGGCTTGTTGGGCGAGAAGTACATCGGTATCAGCGTGGGCGGCGAAGAAGCCCTGCTCAAGGATGGCGGGACCATCCATGACACCCAGTCGTCGCTGGTGCTCGAGGACCTGATCGGTAAGTTCCTTCTCAACACCGTTAGCAAAGACGCCAAATGA
- a CDS encoding ABC transporter substrate-binding protein: MISTLRRGLLVLLAALPLMANAVAAPTSAHELVQDTTNRLLADLAANKEKYKQDPQDFYAALNSIVGPVVDAEGISKSIMTVKYSRKATPAQMKTFEENFKKGLFQFYGNALLEYNNQGITVDPAKDESGDRTSVGMTVKGSNGAIYPVSYTLEKVGGEWKLRNVIINGINIGKLFRDQFADAMQRNGNDLDKTINGWAGEVAKAKETAEQSPEKQTQ, encoded by the coding sequence ATGATCTCTACCTTGCGACGTGGCCTGTTGGTATTGCTCGCGGCCTTGCCGTTGATGGCTAACGCCGTGGCGGCGCCTACTTCCGCGCACGAACTGGTACAGGACACCACCAACCGGTTGCTGGCCGATCTGGCTGCGAACAAAGAGAAGTACAAGCAGGATCCGCAGGATTTTTACGCGGCGCTGAACAGCATTGTCGGCCCTGTCGTGGATGCCGAGGGTATTTCCAAGAGCATCATGACGGTCAAGTACTCGCGCAAAGCCACGCCTGCGCAAATGAAAACCTTCGAAGAAAACTTCAAGAAGGGCCTGTTCCAGTTCTATGGCAATGCCTTGCTCGAGTACAACAACCAAGGCATTACCGTGGATCCGGCCAAGGATGAATCCGGCGACCGTACAAGCGTCGGCATGACGGTCAAGGGCAGCAATGGCGCGATCTATCCAGTGTCCTACACCCTGGAAAAGGTCGGTGGCGAATGGAAGCTGCGTAACGTCATCATCAACGGCATCAACATTGGCAAGCTGTTCCGCGATCAGTTCGCTGATGCGATGCAGCGTAATGGCAACGACCTGGACAAGACCATCAATGGTTGGGCCGGGGAAGTCGCCAAAGCCAAGGAAACCGCTGAGCAATCCCCCGAGAAGCAAACCCAATGA
- a CDS encoding STAS domain-containing protein gives MSESAVLMDEFGELRLSGVLDYRTGPALREQGQALIKASKAAAVVVDCSAVSKSSSVGLSLLLCFMRDAQAAGKALSIRGMPEDMREIAQVSELTELLAHP, from the coding sequence ATGAGCGAGTCGGCAGTCCTGATGGACGAGTTCGGCGAGCTGCGTCTCAGCGGCGTGCTGGATTACCGCACCGGCCCGGCCCTGCGTGAGCAGGGGCAGGCGCTGATCAAGGCCAGCAAGGCTGCGGCCGTAGTGGTCGATTGTTCGGCGGTGAGCAAATCCAGCAGCGTCGGGCTGTCGTTGCTGTTGTGCTTCATGCGCGATGCTCAGGCGGCCGGCAAGGCGCTGAGCATCCGCGGGATGCCAGAAGACATGCGCGAAATCGCTCAGGTCAGTGAGCTGACCGAGCTATTGGCGCATCCCTAA
- a CDS encoding BolA family protein yields the protein MQAVEVKSFLEGKLPGTQVEVEGEGCNFQLNLISDELAALSPVKRQQQVYAHLNPWITDGSIHAVTMKFFSSAAWAERT from the coding sequence ATGCAGGCCGTAGAAGTGAAGAGCTTCCTTGAAGGAAAGCTGCCAGGAACCCAAGTAGAAGTTGAGGGCGAAGGCTGCAATTTCCAGCTGAATTTGATTAGCGATGAACTGGCGGCACTGAGCCCGGTCAAGCGTCAGCAGCAGGTCTATGCCCATTTGAACCCATGGATCACCGATGGCAGCATCCATGCGGTCACTATGAAATTTTTCAGCAGCGCGGCCTGGGCCGAGCGCACCTGA
- the murA gene encoding UDP-N-acetylglucosamine 1-carboxyvinyltransferase, which yields MDKLIITGGARLDGEIRISGAKNSALPILAATLLCDGPVTVANLPHLHDITTMIELFGRMGIEPVIDEKLAVEIDPRTIKTLIAPYELVKTMRASILVLGPMVARFGEAEVALPGGCAIGSRPVDLHIRGLEAMGAVIDVEGGYIKAKAPEGGLRGAHFFFDTVSVTGTENIMMAAALAKGRSVLANAAREPEVVDLANFLNAMGAKVSGAGTDTITIDGVERLHTTTYKVMPDRIETGTYLVAAAVTGGRVKVKDTDPTILEAVLEKLREAGAEITCGNDWIELNMHGKRPKAVNVRTAPYPAFPTDMQAQFISLNAIAEGTGAVIETIFENRFMHVYELHRMGAKIQVEGNTAIVTGTEKLKGAPVMATDLRASASLVISALIAEGDTLIDRIYHIDRGYECIEEKLQMLGAKIRRVPG from the coding sequence ATGGATAAATTGATTATTACTGGCGGTGCTCGTCTTGACGGCGAAATCCGCATCTCCGGGGCAAAGAACTCTGCCCTGCCGATCCTGGCTGCCACGCTGCTGTGCGACGGTCCGGTAACCGTTGCCAACCTGCCGCACCTGCACGACATCACCACCATGATCGAGCTGTTCGGTCGTATGGGGATCGAGCCGGTGATCGACGAGAAACTCGCCGTCGAAATCGACCCGCGCACCATCAAGACCCTGATCGCCCCGTACGAACTGGTTAAAACCATGCGTGCGTCGATCCTGGTACTGGGTCCGATGGTTGCCCGTTTCGGTGAAGCCGAAGTCGCACTGCCTGGCGGTTGCGCCATCGGTTCGCGTCCGGTTGACCTGCACATCCGTGGCCTGGAAGCCATGGGCGCGGTCATCGACGTCGAAGGCGGCTACATCAAGGCCAAGGCGCCTGAAGGCGGCTTGCGTGGTGCGCACTTCTTCTTCGACACCGTCAGCGTGACCGGTACCGAGAACATCATGATGGCCGCTGCCCTGGCCAAGGGCCGCAGCGTCCTGGCCAACGCCGCCCGCGAACCTGAAGTCGTCGACCTGGCAAACTTCCTGAACGCCATGGGCGCCAAGGTTTCCGGCGCCGGTACCGACACCATCACCATCGATGGCGTTGAGCGTCTGCACACCACCACTTACAAGGTGATGCCGGACCGTATTGAAACCGGTACCTACCTGGTTGCCGCTGCCGTGACCGGCGGCCGAGTGAAGGTCAAGGACACCGATCCGACCATCCTCGAAGCCGTTCTGGAAAAACTTCGCGAAGCAGGCGCCGAGATCACCTGCGGTAATGACTGGATCGAGCTGAACATGCACGGCAAGCGGCCAAAAGCTGTCAACGTGCGCACCGCTCCGTACCCGGCGTTCCCGACCGACATGCAGGCGCAGTTCATCTCCCTCAACGCCATTGCCGAAGGCACGGGCGCAGTGATCGAGACGATCTTCGAAAACCGCTTCATGCACGTTTACGAACTGCACCGCATGGGCGCCAAGATCCAGGTCGAAGGCAACACCGCCATCGTCACCGGTACCGAAAAGCTCAAGGGCGCGCCAGTGATGGCAACCGACCTGCGTGCTTCGGCCAGCCTGGTCATTTCGGCGCTGATCGCTGAAGGCGACACCCTGATCGACCGCATTTACCACATCGACCGTGGTTACGAGTGCATCGAAGAGAAACTGCAGATGCTGGGCGCCAAGATCCGTCGCGTTCCGGGCTAG
- the hisG gene encoding ATP phosphoribosyltransferase encodes MLTIALSKGRILDDTLPLLAEAGIVPTENPDKSRKLIIPTTQDDVRLLIVRATDVPTYVEHGAADLGVAGKDVLMEYGGQGLYEPLDLQIARCKLMTAGKVGAVEPKGRLRIATKFVNVAKRYYAEQGRQVDIIKLYGSMELAPLIGLADKIIDVVDTGNTLRANGLEPQDFIADISSRLIVNKASMKMQHARIQALIDTLRKAVESRHRG; translated from the coding sequence ATGTTGACCATCGCACTGTCCAAGGGCCGCATCCTTGACGACACCCTGCCGCTTCTGGCTGAAGCGGGCATCGTGCCGACCGAGAATCCGGACAAGAGCCGCAAGCTGATCATTCCCACGACCCAGGACGATGTGCGCCTGTTGATCGTGCGTGCCACCGACGTGCCGACCTATGTCGAGCATGGTGCCGCCGATCTCGGTGTCGCCGGTAAAGACGTGCTGATGGAATACGGCGGCCAGGGCCTGTACGAGCCGCTGGACCTGCAAATTGCCCGCTGCAAGCTGATGACAGCCGGCAAGGTCGGCGCGGTCGAGCCCAAGGGCCGCCTGCGCATCGCCACCAAGTTCGTCAACGTAGCCAAGCGCTACTACGCCGAACAGGGCCGCCAAGTCGACATCATCAAGCTCTACGGCTCGATGGAACTGGCGCCGCTGATCGGTCTGGCCGACAAGATCATCGACGTGGTCGACACCGGTAACACGCTGCGGGCCAATGGCCTGGAGCCACAGGATTTCATTGCGGACATCAGCTCCCGGCTGATCGTCAACAAAGCGTCCATGAAAATGCAGCACGCCCGTATCCAGGCGTTGATCGACACCCTGCGCAAGGCAGTGGAGTCTCGACACCGCGGCTGA
- the hisD gene encoding histidinol dehydrogenase gives MTAPTAIRRLNAADPDFAHHLDHLLSWESVSDDSVNQRVLDIIKAVRERGDAALVDFTRQFDGLDVKSMADLILPRERLELALTRISVPQREALEVAAARVRSYHEKQKQDSWSYTEADGTVLGQKVTPLDRAGLYVPGGKASYPSSVLMNAIPAKVAGVTEVVMVVPTPRGEINELVLAAACIAGVDRVFTIGGAQAVAALAYGTESVPKVDKVVGPGNIYVATAKRHVFGQVGIDMIAGPSEILVVCDGQTDPDWIAMDLFSQAEHDEDAQAILVSPDAEFLDKVAASIAKLMPTMERAAIIETSINGRGALIKVRDMDQAIEVANRIAPEHLELSVADPHAWLPQIRHAGAIFMGRHTSEALGDYCAGPNHVLPTSGTARFSSPLGVYDFQKRSSIIFCSEQGASELGKTASVLARGESLTAHARSAEYRIVDEQKGN, from the coding sequence ATGACCGCACCGACTGCAATTCGCCGACTCAACGCTGCTGACCCGGATTTCGCGCATCATCTGGATCATCTGCTGAGCTGGGAAAGTGTGTCTGACGACTCGGTCAATCAGCGCGTGCTGGACATCATCAAGGCTGTGCGCGAGCGTGGCGATGCGGCGCTGGTGGACTTTACCCGCCAGTTCGACGGTCTGGACGTGAAGTCCATGGCCGACCTGATCCTGCCGCGCGAGCGTCTGGAGCTGGCGCTGACGCGCATCTCCGTGCCTCAGCGTGAAGCCCTGGAAGTCGCCGCCGCCCGCGTGCGCAGCTACCACGAAAAACAGAAGCAGGATTCCTGGAGCTACACCGAGGCCGACGGCACCGTGTTGGGCCAGAAGGTCACGCCGCTGGACCGCGCCGGTCTGTATGTGCCGGGCGGCAAGGCGTCGTATCCGTCGTCGGTATTGATGAACGCGATTCCCGCGAAGGTGGCCGGCGTGACCGAAGTGGTCATGGTGGTGCCGACCCCGCGCGGTGAAATCAACGAACTGGTGTTGGCTGCTGCCTGCATCGCCGGCGTCGACCGCGTGTTCACCATCGGTGGTGCTCAGGCCGTTGCGGCGCTGGCTTACGGCACCGAAAGCGTGCCGAAGGTCGATAAAGTGGTCGGCCCGGGCAACATCTATGTCGCCACCGCCAAGCGCCACGTGTTTGGCCAGGTCGGTATCGACATGATCGCCGGTCCATCGGAAATCCTCGTGGTATGCGACGGCCAGACTGATCCGGACTGGATCGCCATGGACCTGTTCTCCCAGGCCGAGCACGACGAAGATGCCCAGGCGATCCTGGTCAGCCCGGACGCCGAATTCCTCGACAAGGTCGCGGCCAGCATCGCCAAACTGATGCCGACCATGGAACGCGCTGCAATCATCGAAACCTCGATCAATGGTCGTGGCGCGTTGATCAAGGTGCGCGACATGGACCAAGCCATCGAAGTGGCCAACCGCATCGCGCCGGAACACCTGGAATTGTCGGTTGCCGATCCACACGCCTGGCTGCCGCAGATCCGCCACGCCGGCGCGATCTTCATGGGCCGTCACACGTCCGAAGCGCTGGGTGATTACTGCGCCGGCCCGAACCACGTGTTGCCGACTTCCGGCACCGCGCGTTTCTCTTCGCCGCTGGGTGTGTACGATTTCCAGAAACGCTCGTCGATCATCTTCTGCTCCGAGCAGGGTGCTTCCGAGCTGGGCAAAACCGCGTCCGTGCTGGCCCGTGGCGAGTCGCTGACCGCCCACGCCCGCAGCGCTGAATACCGCATCGTTGATGAACAAAAGGGAAACTGA